The proteins below come from a single Magallana gigas chromosome 10, xbMagGiga1.1, whole genome shotgun sequence genomic window:
- the LOC136272109 gene encoding tripartite motif-containing protein 2-like, translating into MNPHCSAQDVLRCHLCETPGPPLYCDICHVHLCTACGGQYILDETEHKVVPFKMRGSSTVCPKHSSKICELYCEQCDIPICVQCASSKEHQGHEFVDMAKTLKRRKRVLERDLHELENYIYPRYQNTAATLLVQKADLNENCKKLTTAIDKHGADLHREIDSIIQEMKSYLDEMKSKHLALLNKQEYETTSAISEITQSIADLKTLLDSNDVSRVAAYKSRNVEFSRLPPKLTVSLPRFTPHMINKELLCEQFGTLSLLSVKTEESEEHYVTIDLPAAEPSPSATQFTDVPRIITEIKTEYGQYQLRSVSIQSEYEIWTCGGDDKIMRLYNILGELVKSVQTKSRNGPTDIAVTSSGHLVYTDQKDRTVNTVKDKKIKNIIKLRGWRPVSICSTSSSDLLVVTVSDDWSQTRVMRYLGSKEKQCIQYNDNGQPLYSPGSSFKYVCENRNLDVCVSDIDAHAVVVVNQVGKFRFSYIGHATITTRPFNPRGITTDSQSRILIADWDNRIHIIDQGGQFLRYIDNCHLQSPYGLCVDTNDNLFVAENDAGKVKKIHYLV; encoded by the coding sequence ATGAACCCCCATTGTAGTGCCCAAGATGTGTTACGATGTCATCTCTGCGAAACGCCGGGTCCACCTCtttactgtgacatttgtcacgTACATTTATGTACAGCCTGTGGGGGACAATATATCTTAGATGAAACGGAACACAAAGTGGTGCCGTTTAAAATGCGGGGATCTTCTACCGTATGCCCTAAACATTCCTCGAAAATATGTGAACTTTACTGCGAACAGTGCGACATTCCTATCTGTGTACAGTGTGCTTCTTCCAAAGAACATCAAGGTCATGAATTTGTTGACATGGCCAAAACACTAAAACGACGAAAGAGAGTCTTGGAGAGAGATTTACATGAACTGGAAAACTACATTTATCCGAGATATCAAAATACTGCCGCCACTCTCCTAGTTCAGAAAGCTGATTTAAATGAAAACTGTAAGAAACTGACAACTGCTATTGACAAACATGGAGCAGatttgcacagagaaatagacagcattatcCAGGAAATGAAATCTTATCTTGATGAAATGAAATCCAAACACCTGGCTCTCCTAAATAAACAGGAATACGAAACCACAAGCGCCATTTCGGAAATTACACAGAGCATTGCTGATCTTAAGACTttactggactccaatgatgtcagccgaGTCGCAGCCTACAAATCAAGGAATGTTGAGTTTAgcagattgcctcctaaacttaCAGTTTCTTTACCTAGATTTACCCCACATATGATTAATAAAGAACTGCTATGTGAACAATTTGGTACTTTGTCTTTGCTCTCTGTAAAAACAGAAGAGTCAGAAGAGCATTACGTCACAATAGATTTGCCCGCTGCCGAACCCTCTCCCTCGGCCACACAGTTCACTGATGTACCAAGGATtattacagaaataaaaacTGAGTATGGACAATACCAACTACGTAGTGTGTCCATTCAGAGTGAATACGAAATATGGACGTGTGGTGGTGATGACAAAATTATGAGACTCTACAACATTCTGGGAGAATtagtgaagtcagtccaaaccaaaTCAAGAAACGGACCAACAGACATAGCGGTGACATCGAGCGGACATCTTGTTTATACCGATCAGAAAGATAGAACTGTAAACACAGTGAAggataaaaagataaagaataTAATCAAATTACGGGGTTGGAGGCCTGTCAGTATATGTAGTACCTCCTCtagtgacctcctggttgtcactGTAAGCGACGATTGGAGTCAAACAAGAGTTATGCGTTACTTAGGCTCCAAAGAGAAACAATGTATACAGTACAATGACAATGGACAGCCTCTTTATTCACCTGGAAGTTCTTTTAAATACGTCTGTGAGAACAGGAATCTTGATGTATGTGTATCTGACATTGACGCCCATGCAGTAGTTGTAGTAAATCAGGTTGGAAAATTCCGATTCTCATATATTGGCCATGCCACCATTACCACGCGACCATTCAATCCACGTGGTATTACtacagacagtcagagtcgCATCTTGATCGCTGACTGGGACAATCGCATCCACATTATTGATCAGGGCGGACAATTTCTCCGCTACATTGATAACTGTCATTTACAGAGTCCGTACGGTTTATGTGTTGATACAAATGataacctctttgtggctgagaaCGACGCgggaaaagtaaagaaaatccACTATCTTGTGTAA